A window of the Brassica napus cultivar Da-Ae chromosome C5, Da-Ae, whole genome shotgun sequence genome harbors these coding sequences:
- the LOC106381849 gene encoding uncharacterized protein LOC106381849 — protein sequence MMSVERSFEAWEEVQRQGLDLADRLAQGFTGLIQINPPSFPWPHHHQKSKPFDLEFPIQHFDAIRDYSFGIINQPINGVAAVLDVGSKIGQAGVDFGSGLNLMVQQFFRRLPVPFMQDDIKLSGKSIRSHRAYVDTKDDLGLAAERLKDSGFSKKDDSVTMSEEEVADSYLRTGGFLGRSKGKIDMSSSYDSRTNGMEHSLAARGDIWRLEASSSSSTASDGTSSLFLLQLGPILFLRDSTLLLPLHLSKQHLLWYGYDRKKGMHSLCPAVWSKHRRWLMMSMLCLNPLSCSFMDLQFPNGQLTYVSGEGLTVSTFVPFCGGLLQAQGQYPGDMRFSYSCKNKHGTRITPMVHLPDKSFALEVSQGLAWRRSGLLMKPTLQLSVCPTFGGSNPGMKAEVIHSLRDDLNLIYGYALTAHPSAFGSVSFGRSKWNGNNGRTGIVVRADTPLAASIGQPSFSVQLNNSFEF from the exons ATGATGTCGGTGGAGAGATCTTTCGAAGCTTGGGAAGAGGTTCAACGACAAGGGCTAGATTTAGCGGATCGGCTCGCTCAGGGCTTCACGGGTTTGATTCAGATTAACCCACCTTCCTTCCCATggcctcatcatcatcaaaagTCGAAACCTTTCGATCTCGAGTTCCCGATTCAACATTTCGACGCTATTAGAGATTATAGCTTCGGTATTATTAACCAACCCATCAACGGCGTTGCGGCGGTTCTCGATGTTGGGAGTAAGATAGGTCAAGCTGGTGTTGATTTCGGTTCTGGATTGAACCTCATGGTCCAGCAGTTCTTCAGGAGGTTGCCTGTTCCGTTTATGCAAGACGATATCAAGCTTAGTGGTAAGAGTATAAGGAGCCATAGGGCTTATGTGGATACAAAAGATGATTTGGGATTAGCTGCAGAACGGTTGAAAGACTCAGGTTTTTCTAAGAAAGATGATTCTGTTACTATGTCTGAGGAGGAAGTTGCAGATTCTTACTTGAGAACAGGTGGTTTCCTTGGAAGATCAAAG GGAAAGATTGATATGTCATCAAGTTATGATAGTAGAACAAACGGTATGGAACATTCATTGGCAGCCAGGGGAGACATATGGAGACTTGAAGCCTCGAGTTCGAGTTCTACTGCAAGTGATGGAACTtcgtctctctttcttctccagCTTGGACCGATTCTTTTCCTACGCGATTCGACTCTTCTTTTACCGTTACACTTATCAAAACAACACTTGCTCTGGTATGGATATGACAGGAAG AAAGGTATGCATTCACTTTGCCCAGCGGTATGGTCAAAGCATAGAAGATGGCTTATGATGTCAATGCTATGTCTCAACCCTTTATCTTGC TCTTTTATGGATTTGCAGTTCCCAAACGGGCAACTGACTTATGTATCCGGCGAGGGGTTGACAGTGAGTACCTTTGTGCCTTTCTGTGGAGGTCTTCTTCAAGCACAGGGTCAGTATCCAGGCGATATGAGGTTTAGTTACTCTTGTAAG AACAAACATGGAACTAGAATCACACCAATGGTGCATTTGCCTGACAAATCATTCGCGTTGGAAGTTTCTCAAGGCTTGGCATGGCGTAGATCCGGACTACTAATGAAGCCTACACTTCAACTCAG TGTATGTCCTACGTTTGGTGGAAGCAACCCTGGGATGAAAGCGGAAGTGATACACTCGCTGAGGGATGACTTGAACTTGATATATGGCTACGCACTCACCGCACATCCTTCGGCATTTGGCTCTGTATCT TTTGGTCGGTCGAAATGGAATGGCAACAACGGACGCACAGGGATAGTTGTTAGAGCTGATACTCCTCTTGCAGCAAGTATTGGCCAGCCTTCTTTCTCTGTCCAGCTTAATAACTCTTTTGAGTTCtga